From Serinicoccus profundi, the proteins below share one genomic window:
- the mutM gene encoding bifunctional DNA-formamidopyrimidine glycosylase/DNA-(apurinic or apyrimidinic site) lyase encodes MPELPEVEVVRRGLAEHVVGRRIETATLTGHRVARRHAAGPGDLTARVAGATVLEADRRGKYLWLVLQAPGDDPQALVVHLGMSGQLLVEAADAPREKHLHATLDFADDGPQLRFVDQRTFGGLALTPLHPDRAPDPSGAGGHAHGIPEPVLHIAPDPLEDAFDRPGVIRRMKAKDVAIKRLLLDQGLVSGIGNIYADEALWRAQVHGRRPAAALTRPALGRLLDHAAEVMRAALGQGGTSFDALYVNVNGASGYFDRSLDAYGQTGRPCARCGTAIRREEFMNRSSHFCPRCQPAPRVTVR; translated from the coding sequence GTGCCCGAGCTCCCCGAGGTGGAGGTCGTCCGTCGTGGCCTCGCCGAGCACGTCGTCGGTCGACGGATCGAGACCGCGACCCTCACCGGCCACCGGGTGGCGAGAAGGCACGCCGCCGGCCCGGGGGACCTCACGGCACGCGTGGCCGGCGCCACGGTCCTCGAGGCCGACCGGCGCGGGAAGTACCTCTGGCTGGTCCTCCAGGCTCCCGGGGACGACCCCCAGGCGTTGGTGGTCCACCTGGGGATGAGCGGCCAGCTCCTCGTCGAGGCCGCCGACGCGCCCCGCGAGAAGCACCTGCACGCCACCCTCGACTTCGCCGACGACGGTCCCCAGCTGCGTTTCGTCGACCAGCGCACCTTCGGCGGGCTCGCCCTGACGCCGCTGCACCCCGACCGGGCGCCCGACCCGTCCGGGGCGGGTGGGCACGCGCACGGCATACCGGAGCCGGTGCTGCACATCGCGCCGGACCCGTTGGAGGACGCCTTCGACCGCCCCGGCGTGATCCGGCGGATGAAGGCCAAGGACGTCGCGATCAAGCGGTTGCTCCTGGACCAGGGTCTGGTGAGCGGGATCGGCAACATCTATGCCGATGAGGCGCTCTGGCGGGCCCAGGTGCACGGGCGGCGCCCCGCCGCAGCTCTCACCCGGCCCGCGCTCGGGCGACTCCTCGACCACGCCGCGGAGGTCATGCGGGCGGCGTTGGGGCAGGGCGGGACGAGCTTTGACGCGCTCTACGTCAATGTCAACGGGGCCAGCGGCTACTTCGACCGGTCGCTGGATGCCTACGGCCAGACCGGCCGGCCGTGCGCGCGGTGCGGCACGGCCATCCGGCGCGAGGAGTTCATGAACCGCAGCTCGCACTTCTGCCCGCGCTGCCAGCCGGCCCCACGCGTCACCGTCCGCTGA
- the rnc gene encoding ribonuclease III, which translates to MRPVAELNDYLTEVIGERCDEALLQRALTHRSFSYENDERPHNERLEFLGDSVLGVVVTDTLYRTHPDLSEGQLAKLRAAVVNSRALAEVARTVDLGAFVLLGKGEEATGGRDKDSILADTTEAVIGCVYLALGLPAADTLIHHLLDPVMRRSADLGAGLDWKTSLQEVASAAELGPPEYVLDSEGPDHDKRFTARVVVGGEVVGTGLGRSKKLAEQQAAEQGWQLLTERAAQVVATEPRVEPTLGATAD; encoded by the coding sequence ATGCGCCCCGTCGCCGAGCTCAACGACTACCTCACGGAGGTGATCGGGGAGCGGTGTGACGAGGCGCTGCTGCAGCGTGCCCTGACGCACCGGTCGTTCTCCTACGAGAACGACGAGCGGCCCCACAACGAGCGGCTGGAGTTCCTCGGGGACTCCGTGCTGGGCGTGGTCGTCACCGACACGCTCTACCGCACGCACCCGGACCTGTCCGAGGGCCAGCTGGCCAAGCTGCGCGCCGCGGTCGTCAATTCTCGCGCCCTTGCCGAGGTCGCGCGGACCGTCGACCTCGGTGCCTTCGTGCTGCTCGGCAAGGGGGAGGAGGCCACCGGTGGCCGCGACAAGGACTCGATCCTGGCCGACACCACTGAGGCCGTCATCGGCTGCGTCTACCTCGCGCTCGGCCTGCCCGCGGCCGACACCCTCATCCACCACCTGCTCGACCCGGTGATGCGCCGCAGCGCCGACCTCGGCGCCGGCCTGGACTGGAAGACCAGTCTTCAGGAGGTCGCCTCGGCCGCCGAGCTGGGTCCGCCGGAGTACGTCCTGGACTCCGAGGGTCCCGACCACGACAAGCGGTTCACCGCCCGGGTCGTCGTCGGTGGTGAGGTCGTCGGCACCGGCCTCGGCCGGTCCAAGAAGCTGGCCGAGCAGCAGGCCGCCGAGCAGGGCTGGCAGCTGCTGACCGAGCGGGCGGCCCAGGTCGTGGCGACGGAGCCGCGCGTGGAGCCCACCCTCGGCGCCACGGCCGACTAG
- the rpmF gene encoding 50S ribosomal protein L32, producing MAVPKRKMSRSNTRHRRSQWKAAPIALTTCPQCQSVATPHQACPTCGTYGGRHYAAAERTEHQG from the coding sequence GTGGCCGTTCCCAAGCGGAAGATGTCCCGTTCCAACACCCGGCACCGCCGGTCGCAGTGGAAGGCCGCCCCGATCGCGCTGACCACCTGCCCGCAGTGCCAGTCCGTGGCGACCCCGCACCAGGCGTGCCCCACCTGCGGTACCTACGGTGGTCGGCACTACGCCGCCGCCGAGCGCACCGAGCACCAGGGCTGA
- a CDS encoding YceD family protein, with product MAAQQTERDWVFDTRELVRRPGTMRELTREVTTTEPFGTDVIAIPAGAPVQVELRLESVVEGVLATGTAQATAVGECVRCLEEVVEELDVPFQELYVYPDRAAHHQQVAGRSGGEKDANTDEDEQRMLDDDLMDLEEVIRDAVVTALPFQPVCRDDCPGLCSECGARLADDPEHEHDVIDPRWSALAAMASPTDDDEKRT from the coding sequence ATGGCTGCCCAGCAGACCGAACGCGACTGGGTGTTCGACACCCGGGAGCTGGTCCGCCGGCCCGGCACGATGCGCGAGCTCACGCGTGAGGTGACCACGACGGAGCCGTTCGGCACCGACGTCATCGCGATCCCCGCCGGCGCGCCGGTCCAGGTGGAGCTGCGACTGGAGTCGGTGGTCGAGGGGGTCCTCGCGACGGGGACGGCCCAGGCCACGGCGGTCGGGGAGTGCGTACGCTGTCTGGAGGAGGTCGTCGAGGAGCTCGACGTCCCGTTCCAGGAGCTGTACGTCTATCCGGACCGGGCGGCGCACCACCAGCAGGTGGCGGGTCGCTCCGGCGGCGAGAAGGACGCGAACACCGATGAGGACGAGCAGCGGATGCTCGACGACGACCTGATGGACCTCGAAGAGGTCATCAGGGACGCCGTGGTCACCGCGCTGCCCTTCCAACCGGTATGCCGGGACGATTGTCCGGGACTGTGCTCCGAGTGCGGAGCACGCCTGGCGGACGACCCGGAGCACGAGCACGACGTGATCGACCCCCGGTGGTCGGCGCTGGCCGCGATGGCCTCGCCGACCGACGACGACGAGAAGAGGACCTGA
- the coaD gene encoding pantetheine-phosphate adenylyltransferase produces the protein MTTRRCVCPGSFDPVTLGHVDIVERAATLYDEVVVAVMHNPAKHGTFAVEQRLELVRSSLSEQTAAVVRVEAYAERLLVDVCTEVGAQAVVKGLRGGTDFAYELPMALMNRHLTGVETVFLPGDPALEHVSSSLVKEVHRLGGDVSALVPAPVLEALRQI, from the coding sequence ATGACCACCCGTCGATGCGTCTGCCCCGGCTCCTTCGACCCGGTGACCCTCGGCCACGTCGACATCGTCGAGCGTGCGGCCACGCTCTACGACGAGGTCGTCGTGGCGGTCATGCACAACCCGGCCAAGCACGGCACCTTCGCGGTCGAGCAGCGCCTGGAGCTGGTCCGCAGCTCGCTGTCGGAGCAGACCGCCGCGGTCGTGCGGGTGGAGGCGTATGCCGAGCGCCTGCTCGTCGACGTCTGCACGGAGGTCGGAGCGCAGGCCGTGGTCAAGGGCCTGCGTGGTGGCACCGACTTCGCCTACGAGCTGCCGATGGCGCTCATGAACCGCCACCTCACCGGGGTGGAGACCGTCTTCCTCCCCGGCGACCCGGCCCTGGAGCACGTGTCGAGCTCGCTGGTCAAGGAGGTGCACCGCCTCGGCGGCGACGTCTCCGCGCTCGTCCCGGCGCCGGTGCTGGAGGCGCTGCGGCAGATTTGA
- a CDS encoding hemerythrin domain-containing protein: MTSYTIPRPVSGDVVDLILADHRLFEDLMRDLRDSTADRASARDAFAAVLIAHGEAEEEKVYPRLRRKDAIDAHEAEHGEEEHAEINQALLALMECKGTDTQKFDDAVEAMNEVLQHHLTEEELTILNPAREQVSDADRADLGSAFLEVRGQHLDQGVTIETVRELVTQAEKDGLLDEEE, encoded by the coding sequence ATGACCTCCTACACCATCCCCCGCCCCGTGTCCGGTGACGTCGTCGATCTCATCCTCGCCGACCACCGCCTCTTCGAGGACCTCATGCGCGACCTGCGCGACAGCACCGCCGACCGGGCCTCGGCCCGCGACGCCTTCGCCGCCGTGCTCATCGCGCATGGTGAGGCCGAGGAGGAGAAGGTCTACCCGCGGCTGCGGCGCAAGGACGCGATCGACGCGCACGAGGCCGAGCACGGTGAGGAGGAGCACGCCGAGATCAACCAGGCGCTGCTGGCTCTCATGGAGTGCAAGGGCACCGACACCCAGAAGTTCGACGACGCTGTCGAGGCGATGAACGAGGTGCTCCAGCACCACCTGACCGAGGAGGAGCTGACCATCCTCAACCCGGCCCGTGAGCAGGTCTCGGACGCCGACCGCGCGGACCTCGGCTCCGCCTTCCTCGAGGTGCGCGGCCAGCACCTCGACCAGGGCGTGACCATCGAGACCGTCCGCGAGCTCGTCACGCAGGCGGAGAAGGACGGCCTGCTCGACGAGGAGGAGTGA
- the rsmD gene encoding 16S rRNA (guanine(966)-N(2))-methyltransferase RsmD has protein sequence MTRIIAGTAGGRTLHTPRGARTRPTTDRVREALFSRVEALLDLDGCAVLDLYAGSGALGLEAVSRGAAHLLSVERHKDSARLIARNATDLGLAGVDVVTGAVVPVLAAGPGDERYHLALLDPPYPLGEDDLAEVLGLLTAWLDPDALVVVERSSRSPQPRWPEGLVHLDTRRYGETALHLAEPDTSAST, from the coding sequence ATGACGAGGATCATCGCCGGCACCGCGGGCGGACGCACGCTGCATACCCCTCGCGGTGCCCGGACCCGACCCACCACCGACCGGGTGCGCGAGGCGTTGTTCTCCCGCGTCGAGGCGCTGCTCGACCTCGACGGGTGCGCGGTGCTGGACCTCTATGCCGGCTCCGGCGCCCTCGGGCTGGAGGCGGTCTCCCGCGGTGCCGCGCACCTGCTCTCGGTCGAGCGGCACAAGGACAGCGCCCGCCTCATCGCCCGCAACGCGACCGACCTCGGCCTGGCCGGCGTCGATGTCGTCACGGGTGCGGTGGTGCCGGTGCTGGCGGCCGGGCCCGGGGACGAGCGCTACCACCTCGCCCTGCTCGACCCGCCCTACCCGCTGGGCGAGGACGATCTGGCGGAGGTGCTGGGCCTGCTCACCGCCTGGCTCGACCCCGACGCCCTCGTCGTCGTCGAGCGCAGCTCCCGGTCACCGCAACCGCGCTGGCCGGAGGGGCTGGTCCACCTCGACACCCGCCGTTACGGCGAGACGGCCCTGCACCTGGCCGAGCCCGACACCTCGGCGAGCACCTGA
- a CDS encoding ATP-dependent DNA helicase RecG, translating to MARRHLRAVGDGALNPLDIGLRDVVGASATTLEKARGIRTVGQLLDWLPRTYLDPRRPTAFRDLPHGEDVVVVGTVQAATTHQMRNRRGRRLVVDVADDAGGTIQLTFFKAFGHQDRLTPGVRVVCSGQVGVWRDTLQLTHPDYATLGEDGEGGAQWLLDGLVPVYTATKGLSPIVHGQCLELVFHHLDELPDPVPEEVRTQAGLPDLLAAYRLVHRPRTDADQRTGRWRLKFGEAFTVQAQLAQVRRSSGAVPARPRVPVPDGLGSQLRQRLPFDLTEGQESVLAELLADLARDVPMHRLLQGEVGSGKTVLALLAMLAVADSGGQAALLAPTEVLAAQHYRSMSQLLGPIAEAGLLGGLAEGTRIALLTGSQSAAERRSSLLAAASGEAGLVIGTHAIIQQHVQFADLAMVVVDEQHRFGVEQRDALRAKAPEGTAPHVLVMTATPIPRTVAMTVYGDMEISTLRELPGGRRPISSFVVDGQRPDWVRRTWDRVAEEVRGGGQVYVVCPRIGDVEDPDLPGSGGAGPGLPMGAGAGDAAGAAGDDGADLLTEPVEAGTAAPALHGVHQVARCLRALPATRDLAIEVLHGRMPAEDKDAVMLAFAAGRVDVVVATTVIEVGVDVPNATTMVLLDADRFGISQLHQLRGRVGRGGKPGLALLLTQGEGVDPEAVERLERVAATTDGFELARLDLESRREGDVLGASQSGGRSGLRFLRLARDEDLIVQAHEAAWRTVEADPELERHPELADALTRLDATRAAFLERG from the coding sequence ATGGCGCGCCGACACCTCCGTGCCGTGGGCGACGGCGCGCTCAACCCGCTCGACATCGGGCTGCGCGACGTCGTCGGCGCCAGCGCCACGACGCTGGAGAAGGCCCGGGGGATCCGCACCGTCGGGCAGCTGCTCGACTGGCTCCCGCGCACCTACCTCGATCCCCGTCGTCCCACCGCCTTCCGCGACCTGCCGCACGGCGAGGACGTCGTGGTCGTCGGGACCGTGCAGGCGGCCACCACCCACCAGATGCGCAACCGCCGCGGCCGCCGCCTGGTCGTCGATGTCGCCGACGACGCCGGCGGGACGATCCAGCTCACCTTCTTCAAGGCCTTCGGTCATCAGGACCGTCTCACCCCGGGGGTGCGGGTCGTCTGCTCCGGGCAGGTCGGTGTGTGGCGCGACACGCTGCAGCTCACCCATCCCGACTACGCCACCCTCGGGGAGGACGGTGAGGGCGGGGCGCAGTGGCTGCTCGACGGCCTGGTCCCCGTCTACACCGCGACCAAGGGGCTGTCGCCGATCGTCCACGGTCAGTGTCTCGAACTCGTCTTCCACCACCTGGACGAGCTCCCCGACCCGGTCCCCGAGGAGGTGCGCACGCAGGCCGGCCTCCCCGACCTGCTGGCGGCCTACCGGCTGGTGCACCGGCCTCGCACCGATGCCGACCAGCGCACGGGCCGGTGGCGGCTGAAGTTCGGGGAGGCCTTCACCGTGCAGGCCCAGCTCGCCCAGGTTCGGCGCTCCAGCGGCGCCGTCCCGGCCCGTCCCCGCGTGCCGGTGCCGGACGGCCTGGGCAGCCAGCTGCGTCAGCGGCTGCCGTTCGACCTCACCGAGGGGCAGGAGAGCGTGCTCGCCGAGCTGCTCGCCGACCTCGCTCGGGACGTGCCGATGCACCGGCTCCTGCAGGGCGAGGTCGGCTCGGGCAAGACCGTGCTGGCCCTGCTCGCGATGCTCGCCGTCGCCGACTCCGGGGGGCAGGCCGCCCTCCTGGCACCGACCGAGGTGCTCGCCGCGCAGCACTACCGGTCCATGAGCCAGCTGCTCGGCCCGATCGCCGAGGCAGGCCTGCTCGGAGGCCTGGCGGAGGGGACCCGCATCGCGCTGCTCACCGGCAGCCAGTCCGCGGCCGAGCGCCGCTCCTCCCTGCTCGCGGCGGCCTCGGGGGAGGCGGGCCTGGTCATCGGGACCCACGCGATCATCCAGCAGCACGTGCAGTTCGCCGACCTCGCGATGGTCGTCGTCGACGAGCAGCACCGTTTCGGCGTCGAGCAGCGCGACGCCTTGCGCGCCAAGGCGCCGGAGGGCACGGCGCCGCACGTGCTCGTCATGACGGCCACCCCCATCCCGCGCACCGTCGCCATGACGGTCTACGGCGACATGGAGATCTCCACGCTCCGCGAGCTGCCCGGGGGGCGCCGACCGATCAGCAGCTTCGTCGTCGACGGCCAGCGCCCCGACTGGGTCCGTCGCACCTGGGACCGCGTCGCCGAGGAGGTGCGCGGCGGCGGTCAGGTGTATGTCGTGTGCCCGCGGATCGGCGACGTCGAGGACCCGGACCTGCCCGGCTCCGGCGGCGCCGGGCCGGGCCTGCCGATGGGCGCGGGCGCGGGCGATGCAGCGGGGGCGGCCGGTGACGACGGCGCCGACCTGCTCACCGAGCCGGTCGAGGCCGGCACCGCCGCGCCGGCCCTGCACGGCGTGCACCAGGTCGCGCGGTGCCTGCGCGCCCTGCCGGCGACCCGGGACCTCGCGATCGAGGTGCTGCACGGTCGGATGCCGGCCGAGGACAAGGACGCCGTCATGCTCGCCTTCGCGGCGGGGCGCGTCGACGTCGTGGTCGCGACGACGGTCATCGAGGTGGGGGTCGACGTGCCTAACGCCACGACTATGGTGCTCCTGGACGCCGACCGCTTCGGCATCTCCCAGCTGCACCAGCTGCGCGGGCGCGTCGGTCGCGGGGGCAAGCCCGGCCTCGCGCTGCTCCTCACCCAGGGCGAGGGGGTCGACCCGGAGGCCGTGGAGCGGCTCGAGCGGGTGGCGGCGACGACCGACGGCTTCGAGCTGGCCCGGCTCGACCTGGAGAGCCGCCGCGAGGGTGACGTGCTCGGGGCCAGCCAGAGCGGTGGGCGCAGCGGCCTGAGGTTCCTGCGCCTCGCCCGCGACGAGGACCTCATCGTGCAGGCGCACGAGGCGGCCTGGCGCACCGTGGAGGCCGACCCCGAGCTGGAGCGGCACCCCGAGCTGGCCGACGCCCTGACCCGCCTCGACGCCACCCGCGCGGCCTTCCTGGAGCGGGGGTGA
- a CDS encoding DAK2 domain-containing protein, with amino-acid sequence MPGPALDLVTARRWAMTARLSLAAARDRIDALNVFPVADGDTGTNMFLTIDGALEHVRVQFENGAGTDRLRDGLQLIARGMLLAARGNSGVILAQLTAGLADAVGPDVEAAGPQEVATAFEQAARSAWDALAAPVEGTILTVARAAAYGARAAACPGQDSVAEVVGAALEAAREALARTPEQLAELRDAGVVDAGGAGLVLVIEALHTVLLDLPAGADGEIPDWWSAADGPMTQGEDSTEDAIEVMFLLTGSDPDRAGRLRAHLAHVGDSVVVAGGPSDYHVHVHLEDPSAALEAGSLAGAVSEVRQTSLAATAHERPGPAAPSRPLPTGVGVVSCALGEGVTELMTAAGAVIVPSGPRHRASAGQVLAAVRACESEAVVVLPNDEDMVMVTRVAAVEARKEGLSVAVAPTRTLVEGLAALAVMDPSGRLEDVVRFMSEAASSVHGGALTRADRPADTPVGPCRPGQWLGIVDHGIVAVEDDLAPAARVVLGTVWHDGVELVTVLLGEGCDAQVRGELDAQLSGRIQGNDVELTVVDGGQPTYTVLLGVE; translated from the coding sequence GTGCCAGGACCAGCCCTCGATCTCGTGACCGCCCGCCGGTGGGCGATGACGGCCCGGCTCTCGCTCGCCGCGGCGCGGGACCGGATCGATGCGCTCAACGTCTTCCCGGTGGCCGACGGCGACACCGGCACCAACATGTTCCTCACGATCGACGGCGCTCTCGAGCACGTGCGCGTGCAGTTCGAGAACGGCGCGGGCACTGACCGGCTGCGCGACGGGCTGCAGCTCATCGCCCGCGGCATGCTGCTGGCGGCCCGCGGCAACTCCGGCGTCATCCTCGCCCAGCTGACCGCAGGGCTGGCCGACGCGGTCGGCCCGGACGTCGAGGCCGCCGGGCCGCAGGAGGTCGCCACCGCCTTCGAGCAGGCGGCCCGCAGCGCCTGGGACGCGCTCGCCGCGCCGGTGGAGGGGACCATCCTCACCGTGGCCCGGGCCGCGGCGTATGGCGCGCGGGCCGCAGCCTGCCCGGGGCAGGACAGCGTGGCCGAGGTCGTCGGGGCGGCCCTGGAGGCGGCGCGGGAGGCCCTGGCCCGCACCCCGGAGCAGCTGGCCGAGCTGCGTGACGCGGGTGTGGTGGACGCCGGCGGCGCCGGCCTGGTGCTCGTGATCGAGGCGCTGCACACGGTCCTGCTCGACCTGCCGGCAGGGGCTGACGGCGAGATCCCCGACTGGTGGTCCGCCGCCGACGGCCCGATGACGCAGGGCGAGGACTCGACGGAGGACGCGATCGAGGTGATGTTCCTCCTCACCGGCAGCGACCCGGACCGTGCCGGTCGGCTGCGGGCCCACCTCGCGCACGTCGGGGACTCCGTGGTGGTCGCCGGGGGCCCGTCCGACTACCACGTGCACGTCCACCTCGAGGATCCCTCCGCGGCGCTGGAGGCAGGCAGCCTGGCCGGCGCGGTGAGCGAGGTGCGCCAGACCTCGCTCGCGGCGACGGCCCACGAGCGGCCGGGCCCGGCGGCACCGAGCAGGCCGCTCCCCACGGGCGTGGGGGTGGTCAGCTGCGCACTCGGCGAGGGCGTGACCGAGCTCATGACGGCCGCCGGTGCTGTCATCGTGCCGAGCGGCCCCCGCCACCGTGCCTCGGCCGGGCAGGTACTGGCCGCCGTGCGGGCCTGCGAGTCAGAGGCCGTGGTCGTGCTGCCCAACGACGAGGACATGGTCATGGTCACCCGGGTGGCGGCCGTCGAGGCCCGCAAGGAGGGGCTCTCGGTCGCGGTGGCCCCGACCCGCACCCTCGTGGAGGGGTTGGCGGCCCTGGCCGTGATGGACCCCAGCGGCCGCCTCGAGGACGTCGTGCGCTTCATGAGCGAGGCGGCCTCCTCGGTCCACGGCGGGGCACTCACCCGGGCGGACCGCCCGGCGGACACGCCGGTCGGCCCGTGCCGGCCCGGGCAGTGGCTCGGCATCGTCGACCACGGGATCGTCGCGGTCGAGGACGACCTCGCCCCGGCCGCCCGGGTCGTCCTGGGCACCGTCTGGCACGACGGCGTGGAGCTCGTGACCGTCCTGCTGGGGGAGGGCTGCGACGCCCAGGTGCGCGGCGAGCTGGACGCCCAGCTGAGCGGGCGGATCCAGGGGAACGACGTCGAGCTGACCGTCGTGGACGGGGGCCAGCCGACCTATACCGTGCTGCTCGGGGTCGAGTGA
- the rpmB gene encoding 50S ribosomal protein L28, whose translation MAATCDVCGKGPSFGHSISHSHRRTKRRWNPNIQRVRTTMGGTAKRLNVCTSCLKAGKVTR comes from the coding sequence GTGGCTGCCACTTGCGACGTCTGCGGCAAGGGACCGAGCTTCGGTCACAGCATCTCGCACTCGCACCGCCGCACCAAGCGTCGTTGGAACCCCAACATCCAGCGGGTGCGCACGACCATGGGCGGCACCGCGAAGCGCCTCAATGTCTGCACCTCCTGCCTGAAGGCTGGGAAGGTCACCCGCTGA
- the thiL gene encoding thiamine-phosphate kinase, translating to MDSSEDGAPVARHDGPVLGEVGERGVLAEIFAALADQPGDGVLVGPGDDTAYLRTWRGAVLATTDTMVLGHDWRDDWSTPQDVGVKATTQNLADLAAMGGVGTGLLVTLAAHPRLPLAWARGLAVGLARAARDSGVPVVGGDLSAAPDGVVMVSVTALGELPDGVEEPVLRSGARPGEVLAVSGPLGRSGAGLTQLLDGEREGPWVDYHRRPWTDLGQGPRAARAGATAMIDVSDGLGRDADRLARASGVRMRLRPAAVGDLADALDGVPPEAARRAVLSGGEEHVLLATFPATVVPPGWVAVGDVEPCPNRGETGVWLGPDRLDPARGGWDHYGG from the coding sequence GTGGATTCGAGCGAGGACGGTGCGCCGGTGGCGCGGCACGACGGACCGGTGCTGGGGGAGGTGGGCGAGCGCGGGGTGCTGGCCGAGATCTTCGCCGCCCTCGCCGACCAGCCCGGGGACGGCGTCCTCGTCGGCCCGGGCGACGACACGGCATACCTCCGGACGTGGCGGGGCGCGGTGCTGGCGACGACCGACACCATGGTCCTGGGCCACGACTGGCGCGACGACTGGTCGACGCCGCAGGACGTCGGTGTCAAGGCCACGACCCAGAACCTCGCCGACCTCGCCGCGATGGGAGGCGTCGGGACGGGCCTGCTCGTCACGCTCGCCGCGCACCCCCGGCTGCCGCTGGCCTGGGCGCGGGGCCTGGCGGTAGGGTTGGCCCGAGCCGCCCGGGACAGCGGGGTGCCGGTCGTCGGGGGAGACCTCAGCGCGGCCCCCGACGGCGTGGTCATGGTGAGCGTCACCGCACTGGGAGAGCTGCCCGACGGGGTGGAGGAGCCCGTGCTGCGCAGCGGCGCCCGCCCGGGTGAGGTGCTGGCCGTCTCCGGGCCGCTGGGGCGCTCCGGTGCGGGGCTGACGCAGCTGCTCGACGGCGAGCGCGAGGGGCCCTGGGTGGATTACCACCGTCGTCCCTGGACCGATCTCGGTCAAGGCCCCCGGGCCGCGCGGGCCGGCGCCACCGCGATGATCGACGTGTCCGACGGGCTGGGTCGCGACGCGGACCGTCTGGCTCGGGCGAGCGGCGTGCGGATGCGCCTGCGCCCGGCAGCGGTGGGCGATCTCGCCGATGCCCTCGACGGCGTGCCGCCCGAGGCAGCCCGACGGGCGGTCCTCAGCGGCGGCGAGGAGCACGTGCTGCTCGCCACCTTCCCCGCCACCGTCGTGCCGCCGGGGTGGGTCGCCGTGGGCGACGTGGAGCCCTGCCCGAACCGGGGGGAGACGGGGGTCTGGCTCGGCCCGGACCGCCTGGATCCGGCGCGTGGCGGGTGGGACCACTACGGCGGCTGA
- a CDS encoding Lrp/AsnC ligand binding domain-containing protein, which produces MVKAYMLVQTEVGASAQVTRTIRDLGGVVSAEDVAGPYDVIVVVEAPTVQELGRGVIARVLEVPGITRTTTCTVVEL; this is translated from the coding sequence GTGGTCAAGGCATACATGCTCGTCCAGACCGAGGTGGGGGCCTCGGCGCAGGTCACGCGGACCATCCGCGACCTCGGAGGCGTCGTCAGCGCCGAGGACGTCGCGGGCCCCTACGACGTCATCGTCGTCGTCGAGGCACCCACCGTCCAGGAGCTCGGCCGTGGGGTGATCGCCCGGGTCCTGGAGGTACCCGGCATCACCCGCACCACGACGTGCACGGTCGTCGAGCTCTGA
- a CDS encoding DUF3515 family protein translates to MHGRRALTRASVAASALAVVLAGCGEGAVRAVPFDATDSAPCQEVAELWPDTIGPYESRVTAVQSGGVAAWGEPPIVARCGKPPPGPTTDPCIDVNGVDWVATQLDDGGTMFTTFGREPALEVLVPADYDSHPMLLPPFGDAAEVVPQTLGECSSAPG, encoded by the coding sequence GTGCACGGTCGTCGAGCTCTGACCCGGGCGTCCGTCGCCGCGTCCGCCCTCGCCGTCGTCCTCGCTGGGTGTGGCGAGGGAGCCGTGCGCGCCGTCCCCTTCGACGCGACCGACTCCGCCCCCTGCCAGGAGGTGGCCGAGCTCTGGCCGGACACCATCGGCCCCTACGAGTCCCGCGTCACCGCGGTGCAGTCCGGGGGCGTCGCGGCCTGGGGCGAGCCGCCGATCGTCGCCCGCTGCGGCAAGCCACCTCCCGGGCCGACGACCGACCCGTGCATCGACGTCAACGGCGTGGACTGGGTCGCCACCCAGCTCGACGACGGCGGGACGATGTTCACGACCTTCGGGCGGGAGCCGGCGCTGGAGGTCCTCGTCCCGGCCGACTACGACAGCCACCCGATGCTGCTCCCGCCGTTCGGCGACGCCGCCGAAGTGGTGCCGCAGACGCTGGGAGAGTGCTCCTCCGCGCCGGGGTGA